A portion of the Patescibacteria group bacterium genome contains these proteins:
- the recO gene encoding DNA repair protein RecO produces MPTYRAEGLVIKRTSYSEADQILTIFTKNRGKVSAIAKGSRKLTSRKGGHLELLNHSIFSIAEGKSLDIITEAETVEPFSSIKSNLEKSSLGHYLAEFINEFLPDGLKSYSFFRLCLMALGYLNDAEEGSSQVLIHSFELKALAELGFAPEIRKCVLCQQPLTWGELNSFSPECGGVVCSRCSNGEGFCLDEDLAELLREVACLPWKKVDRIKVQKSSLEQLRAITRSYVEYVLEKRLKSPSLLEKIRNGHFDLQG; encoded by the coding sequence ATGCCTACCTACCGTGCTGAAGGCTTAGTAATTAAGAGAACTAGTTATTCTGAAGCCGACCAAATTTTAACTATTTTTACAAAGAATAGAGGGAAAGTGTCAGCTATTGCTAAAGGATCTCGTAAGTTGACTTCAAGAAAAGGGGGACACCTCGAACTTCTCAACCACTCAATTTTTTCAATTGCAGAAGGTAAAAGTTTGGATATTATAACTGAAGCTGAGACAGTTGAGCCTTTTTCTAGTATAAAATCTAATTTGGAAAAGTCTAGCTTAGGACACTATTTGGCAGAATTTATTAACGAATTTCTACCAGATGGACTGAAAAGCTATTCGTTTTTCCGGTTGTGTTTAATGGCTTTGGGTTATTTAAATGATGCAGAAGAGGGGAGCTCACAGGTTTTGATTCACTCCTTTGAATTAAAAGCGTTGGCAGAACTTGGCTTTGCACCTGAGATAAGAAAATGTGTGCTTTGTCAACAACCACTGACTTGGGGGGAGCTAAATTCTTTCTCGCCAGAATGTGGTGGGGTTGTTTGTTCTCGTTGTAGCAATGGAGAAGGGTTTTGTTTGGACGAGGATTTGGCAGAGCTGCTACGCGAGGTTGCGTGTCTTCCTTGGAAAAAGGTGGATCGGATAAAGGTTCAAAAGAGCTCATTGGAGCAGTTGCGAGCTATAACCCGCTCTTATGTGGAGTATGTATTGGAAAAACGTTTGAAATCACCGAGCCTTTTAGAAAAAATTAGAAATGGGCACTTTGATCTGCAGGGTTGA
- a CDS encoding glycosyltransferase family 39 protein, translating into MDLYLIFGILIFLLALYLGICDPKKGLLLLVFLLPFNHKETLGFILWNLTPPRVFLVGLGFGFLIYALRNVRDWQEWLRQFLGDTFFVFLFLLWAVQGISLFRAINLEMGFGMWGFSTAVLALYIIFHFLVVKYGESFLKQTKRLYLQLGLVIGAFGIAQLILFLTQDIVFLGIWPIEDGLARVGSTFWDVNHFAAFSASIALLFFGRYVFASGREASLNFVAFLFMVLMVGLSSSQSGMVFLVVGFLVISFFLLFQNYQHKYSLIFGLAIFLLVGAGGYFFHLGLTGESNLWQVLKVNLTLYDDSVAAHYHLAQGALEIFKERPLLGCGYGSFSETFRNTSVINTYLERDPIGDKRIPPHSIWFGALSETGALGFFVFLGLFAVLFLRCFRNIFKAQNGSQFVQNSVYLGILMGVSAAGLVYSYNLLFFWFLLFIIQEYSFQDALSLAGVRFWPKFKDWVICHKEKLILIFLVLFSGTFVFWFLWRNALIPWDEAIYAGVSREMVEGGDIFTLHWNREPFFEKPPLFFWLQAISFVYFDFKPFAARLSVALFGILGVVMTYLFGKKLFSRRVGFFGSLFLATTIHWVAWSRTAMLDVPAAVLILISLYFFWLAFCEWKDPSSQRSQGRVFPKYKNWILFGVFLGLTVLMKGIVAVIPLVVVIAFIVVFQIIQAAVLRDKQRNFKFLILNFQIVKKVIGNWLLKIGNAFPLFLFTTLSFLIVAVPWHWLMIIKHGDSFVKEYFGYHVLERASESIEMHGRPFWWFNVVIRHWARYWYVVGVIAFFVLVLSLGFFVWKKWRSNELDPFQRLHPKLRSLITAVFEIKERHEFEAGVFIFLWLVLTFFIFSFSKSKIQWYIMPIYPPLALLCGWFTERLYKWFRDFSEHVISQRGNVKLKKSNTKNVWFSVCNLVFEICNFGGRVGSTLLIAAVILFVGVFGLFMNRRKWFPENLNKQVAELSDYVWRISGPPKKFYVADVPPPLPIFYSGLKVNTVTDEEIKGALKKPPVAVLSKQGTYKDVLEELQEEGRVPPIEFKETEDYILYGY; encoded by the coding sequence ATGGATTTATATCTTATCTTTGGAATTCTTATATTCCTTCTTGCACTTTATTTGGGGATTTGCGATCCCAAGAAAGGGCTGTTGCTTTTAGTTTTTTTGCTCCCTTTCAACCACAAGGAAACTCTTGGATTTATCCTTTGGAATTTAACACCACCGCGGGTTTTTTTGGTTGGTCTTGGTTTCGGATTTTTAATTTATGCTTTGCGTAATGTTCGGGATTGGCAGGAGTGGCTTAGACAGTTTTTAGGAGATACTTTTTTTGTCTTTCTTTTCTTGCTTTGGGCAGTGCAAGGGATTTCTTTATTTCGCGCAATAAATTTAGAGATGGGCTTTGGAATGTGGGGGTTTTCTACGGCTGTTTTAGCATTGTATATAATTTTCCACTTTTTGGTAGTAAAGTATGGTGAATCGTTTTTAAAGCAAACAAAGAGATTGTATTTACAATTAGGTCTGGTTATAGGTGCTTTTGGTATTGCGCAGTTAATTCTCTTTTTGACGCAGGATATAGTTTTTCTTGGAATTTGGCCAATTGAGGACGGGTTGGCAAGAGTAGGCTCAACTTTTTGGGATGTAAACCATTTTGCTGCTTTTTCTGCTAGTATTGCACTGCTTTTCTTTGGTCGGTATGTGTTTGCTAGTGGTCGTGAAGCATCTTTAAACTTTGTAGCGTTTTTATTTATGGTGTTGATGGTGGGACTGAGTTCATCACAGAGTGGTATGGTTTTTTTGGTGGTAGGCTTTCTTGTAATTAGTTTTTTTCTCCTTTTTCAGAATTATCAGCATAAATATTCTTTGATTTTTGGACTAGCTATATTTCTCTTAGTGGGCGCTGGAGGGTATTTCTTTCACTTAGGTCTTACTGGTGAAAGTAATTTGTGGCAGGTTTTGAAAGTTAATCTTACCCTTTATGACGATTCTGTTGCTGCGCATTATCATTTAGCCCAGGGAGCTTTGGAAATTTTTAAAGAACGTCCTCTGCTTGGTTGTGGTTATGGCAGCTTCAGTGAAACTTTTAGAAATACTTCTGTTATCAACACCTATTTGGAAAGGGATCCCATTGGAGACAAGCGAATACCTCCACACAGTATTTGGTTTGGTGCGTTGTCCGAGACTGGTGCGCTAGGATTTTTTGTGTTTTTAGGTTTGTTTGCTGTACTTTTCCTGAGATGTTTTAGAAATATTTTCAAAGCGCAAAATGGGAGTCAGTTTGTTCAAAACTCAGTGTACTTAGGTATTTTAATGGGGGTTAGTGCTGCGGGTTTGGTATATTCATATAACCTTTTGTTTTTCTGGTTTTTGCTCTTTATTATTCAGGAATATTCTTTTCAGGATGCATTATCTTTAGCTGGAGTTAGGTTTTGGCCAAAATTCAAAGATTGGGTTATTTGTCACAAAGAGAAACTAATTTTAATCTTTCTAGTGTTGTTTTCAGGTACTTTTGTTTTCTGGTTTTTGTGGCGAAATGCTCTTATTCCTTGGGACGAGGCTATATATGCTGGAGTTTCCCGAGAGATGGTTGAGGGTGGTGATATTTTTACTTTGCATTGGAATCGCGAGCCGTTTTTTGAAAAGCCGCCTCTATTCTTTTGGTTGCAAGCAATATCTTTTGTTTATTTTGACTTCAAACCTTTTGCTGCACGATTATCAGTAGCACTGTTTGGAATTTTAGGCGTGGTAATGACCTACCTTTTTGGGAAAAAGCTATTCTCAAGGAGGGTGGGTTTTTTCGGAAGTTTGTTTTTGGCAACAACTATTCATTGGGTTGCATGGTCGCGTACAGCTATGCTTGATGTTCCTGCAGCAGTTTTGATTTTAATTTCATTGTACTTCTTTTGGTTAGCGTTCTGTGAATGGAAAGACCCTTCTTCTCAACGCTCGCAAGGACGGGTCTTTCCAAAGTATAAAAACTGGATTTTGTTTGGTGTGTTTTTGGGACTAACAGTTTTGATGAAAGGGATCGTTGCTGTTATACCTTTGGTGGTAGTAATTGCTTTTATAGTTGTTTTCCAGATTATACAAGCTGCAGTTTTAAGAGATAAGCAACGGAATTTTAAATTTTTAATTTTAAATTTTCAAATAGTGAAAAAGGTAATTGGTAATTGGTTATTAAAAATTGGCAATGCTTTTCCTCTCTTTTTGTTTACTACTCTTTCTTTTCTAATTGTTGCTGTTCCGTGGCATTGGTTAATGATTATTAAGCATGGAGATTCTTTTGTTAAGGAGTATTTTGGTTACCATGTTCTAGAGCGAGCATCAGAAAGTATTGAAATGCATGGTCGACCTTTTTGGTGGTTTAATGTTGTGATTCGACATTGGGCACGGTATTGGTATGTGGTGGGTGTGATTGCGTTTTTTGTTCTTGTTTTAAGCTTAGGTTTTTTTGTTTGGAAAAAGTGGAGGAGTAACGAACTAGATCCTTTTCAAAGGTTACATCCGAAATTAAGAAGTTTAATCACAGCGGTTTTTGAAATTAAAGAAAGGCATGAGTTTGAGGCTGGAGTTTTTATATTTTTATGGCTGGTATTAACATTTTTCATTTTTAGCTTTTCCAAGTCTAAAATTCAGTGGTATATTATGCCCATATACCCGCCGTTGGCGTTGCTTTGTGGTTGGTTTACAGAGAGGCTTTATAAGTGGTTTCGAGATTTTTCTGAACATGTGATTAGCCAGCGGGGGAATGTCAAATTAAAAAAGTCAAATACCAAAAATGTTTGGTTTTCTGTTTGTAATTTGGTTTTTGAAATTTGTAATTTCGGTGGCCGTGTTGGTTCTACGTTATTGATAGCAGCGGTAATATTGTTTGTCGGAGTATTTGGGTTATTTATGAACCGCCGTAAGTGGTTTCCGGAAAATTTAAATAAACAAGTGGCTGAGCTTTCCGATTATGTTTGGCGTATTTCCGGACCGCCTAAGAAATTTTATGTTGCTGATGTACCACCACCACTCCCAATTTTCTATTCTGGGCTAAAGGTTAACACTGTTACAGACGAGGAAATAAAGGGGGCTTTGAAAAAACCACCGGTTGCAGTACTTTCGAAGCAAGGTACGTATAAGGATGTTTTGGAAGAGTTGCAGGAAGAGGGAAGGGTGCCACCAATAGAGTTTAAGGAAACTGAGGATTACATTCTTTACGGGTATTAA
- a CDS encoding DUF4012 domain-containing protein, which translates to MIKDLSQIRKRKAKKREQGRLILKKSLLGLFGLFLVLGLISFKFVYVPAKDVFSSVRKVQAHQKPLKDAFLLQDLVKAKEELNAIEQDLVEVEKKAQRLSWLRFVPIARGYYLDGQRVIKSSFYALSAGREVMDAIEPVVGNLGLKTEENREVVELSMEDRIASTVRVLPNLADDLEGVEPELESIQEELSGLNTARYPGFLYIEGQSVRELVKQAKNYSEEFYLAFPKVQETLRVLPAVFGLSTPRRYAVIFQNDKEIRPTGGFWTAYALVTMSQGKMTDLRSGDMYFVDYRIDNKTPAPAVYQRFLKVDHWFIRDSNLSPDFKIASQKFFDFWAQAQVGVSEQAQFVNQMLGPLPSVDGVIALDTELVVEFLDVLGEVTVNGKTYDSSNVVLELEKEANIVRKEQEGRKALIGELMNAMFDKAFEAPENEWDDLVITIVSQANKKHLLLYFKDVNSQQWAEDMNWAGRIRDYDGDYLQLNEANFGGAKANLYVTRKVTQEIQKKNGKWFKTVTVDFENPEPYDGWLNGPYRSYVRLLVPEGAELVSIEGGKEAVPQESFFDEEIGKHVFATFNVTDPLDTSQLIFQYYLPESLLEKENYRVLIQKQPGKNSPEYKMVVGGKTRELLLTGDRELEFK; encoded by the coding sequence ATGATTAAAGATTTGTCTCAAATTAGAAAACGAAAAGCAAAAAAACGGGAGCAAGGTAGGCTTATTCTAAAAAAATCTCTTCTTGGATTATTTGGTCTCTTTCTTGTTCTTGGCTTGATATCTTTCAAATTTGTGTATGTTCCAGCTAAGGATGTTTTTTCTTCAGTTAGGAAAGTTCAAGCACACCAAAAACCTCTTAAGGACGCCTTTCTTTTGCAAGACTTAGTTAAAGCTAAGGAGGAGTTGAACGCCATAGAGCAAGATTTGGTTGAGGTTGAAAAGAAAGCTCAGAGATTGTCGTGGCTTCGGTTTGTTCCTATTGCTCGCGGCTACTATTTGGATGGTCAACGTGTGATTAAGTCGTCTTTTTATGCATTGTCTGCAGGGAGAGAAGTAATGGACGCGATTGAACCTGTTGTTGGTAATTTAGGGTTGAAAACAGAAGAGAATCGAGAAGTGGTGGAGTTAAGTATGGAGGATAGGATTGCTAGTACTGTTAGGGTATTACCAAACTTGGCGGATGACTTGGAAGGAGTAGAGCCGGAGTTAGAATCTATCCAGGAGGAGTTGTCGGGATTGAATACAGCTCGCTATCCCGGCTTTTTGTATATCGAGGGGCAAAGTGTTCGTGAGCTGGTTAAGCAGGCAAAAAATTATTCGGAAGAGTTTTATTTAGCTTTTCCTAAAGTTCAAGAAACTCTTCGTGTACTGCCTGCTGTTTTTGGCTTGTCTACACCAAGAAGGTATGCTGTTATTTTCCAAAACGATAAGGAAATTCGCCCTACAGGCGGATTTTGGACTGCTTATGCTTTAGTTACAATGAGTCAAGGGAAAATGACTGACCTTAGGTCTGGGGATATGTATTTTGTAGACTACCGTATTGACAATAAAACCCCTGCTCCAGCTGTTTATCAACGTTTTTTAAAGGTGGACCATTGGTTTATTCGGGATTCAAATCTTTCTCCAGATTTTAAAATTGCTTCCCAAAAGTTTTTTGATTTTTGGGCACAGGCACAGGTTGGTGTTTCGGAGCAGGCGCAGTTTGTAAACCAGATGCTGGGCCCGCTGCCAAGTGTAGATGGGGTTATTGCGTTGGATACTGAACTGGTTGTTGAATTTCTTGATGTGTTGGGAGAGGTAACAGTAAATGGGAAAACTTACGATAGCAGTAACGTAGTTTTGGAGTTGGAGAAGGAAGCAAATATTGTGAGAAAAGAGCAAGAGGGACGGAAAGCATTAATTGGAGAATTGATGAATGCTATGTTTGATAAAGCTTTTGAAGCACCTGAAAATGAGTGGGATGATTTGGTAATAACTATTGTTAGTCAAGCTAATAAAAAGCATCTATTGTTATATTTTAAGGATGTCAATTCTCAACAATGGGCAGAAGACATGAATTGGGCAGGTCGAATTAGGGATTATGATGGAGATTATTTGCAGCTTAACGAGGCAAATTTTGGTGGGGCAAAAGCTAACCTTTATGTTACCCGCAAGGTGACTCAAGAAATACAGAAAAAAAATGGTAAGTGGTTCAAGACAGTAACAGTTGATTTTGAAAATCCGGAACCCTACGACGGGTGGTTGAACGGTCCTTACCGTTCATATGTACGCTTGTTGGTTCCCGAAGGTGCAGAGCTAGTCTCAATTGAGGGAGGGAAAGAGGCTGTTCCCCAAGAATCATTTTTTGACGAAGAAATTGGTAAGCATGTTTTTGCTACTTTCAATGTGACAGATCCCTTAGATACTTCGCAACTGATTTTCCAGTATTATCTGCCAGAAAGCCTTTTGGAAAAGGAGAACTATCGAGTGTTGATTCAGAAGCAGCCGGGCAAAAATTCTCCTGAGTATAAAATGGTTGTTGGAGGGAAGACGAGGGAGTTGTTATTAACGGGGGATAGGGAATTGGAATTTAAGTGA
- the mraZ gene encoding division/cell wall cluster transcriptional repressor MraZ, giving the protein MLIGEHIYKLGKKGRVALPKSFRDELGKKVIVTRGYEGCLIVVSPSQWKELLKEAATGPFVSESVRDTSRFLLGGAAEIELDDQGRFVIPPSLRSYAQLGDEVCFLGLGRWVEIWDKERWNDRRNYLAEEAGSIAEKLAEVEV; this is encoded by the coding sequence ATGTTAATCGGAGAGCACATTTATAAATTGGGAAAGAAGGGTCGAGTTGCATTGCCTAAGTCTTTTCGTGATGAGCTTGGCAAAAAAGTCATTGTGACTCGAGGATATGAGGGCTGTTTGATTGTAGTTTCCCCTTCTCAGTGGAAAGAGCTCTTGAAGGAAGCAGCAACGGGACCTTTTGTTTCTGAATCTGTGCGAGACACATCAAGGTTTCTTTTGGGGGGTGCTGCCGAGATTGAGTTGGATGACCAAGGAAGGTTTGTGATACCACCATCACTGCGATCTTATGCACAACTTGGAGATGAAGTTTGTTTTTTGGGGCTTGGGCGTTGGGTTGAAATTTGGGATAAGGAAAGGTGGAATGACCGCCGTAATTATCTTGCTGAAGAGGCAGGGAGTATTGCAGAAAAGCTGGCGGAGGTGGAAGTTTGA
- a CDS encoding glycosyltransferase family 1 protein yields the protein VAVTIHDLTIHRFSTARATTRWRPFNLLKRLLYRIVFWLAIKRAKVVFVPTEFVKKDLLKEYTWLLEKRIIVTYEGVDETFCLPKLDVKETHPSGKDESFLSTKYKVQKPYLLYVGSMYPHKNLERLIEAFSLVAEEYENLKLVLVGKRDFFQRRLRGEVVAVGKTRPSKKDGSFLSRIIFPAFKVKSGYVPDEDLAVFYKNALAFVFPSLSEGFGLPPLEAMQFGVPVVASKATCIPEVCGAAALYFDPEDVEDIAAKIKSLVKNESLREDLVTRGFKNLERFSWQEMALRTLKGYRMLN from the coding sequence GTTGCGGTTACAATTCATGATTTAACTATTCACCGATTTTCAACCGCTCGGGCAACAACCCGCTGGCGTCCTTTTAACTTATTGAAACGGTTGCTTTACCGTATTGTATTCTGGCTAGCTATAAAGCGTGCAAAAGTTGTTTTTGTTCCAACTGAGTTTGTGAAGAAGGACTTATTAAAAGAATATACTTGGCTCCTAGAGAAAAGAATTATAGTGACATATGAAGGAGTTGATGAAACCTTTTGCCTGCCCAAACTTGATGTTAAAGAGACCCATCCTTCTGGGAAAGATGAGTCTTTTCTCAGTACCAAATATAAGGTACAGAAGCCGTATTTACTGTATGTTGGATCTATGTATCCTCATAAAAATTTGGAACGGTTAATTGAAGCCTTTTCTTTGGTTGCGGAGGAATATGAAAATTTGAAGCTAGTGTTGGTTGGGAAACGTGATTTTTTTCAACGGAGGTTAAGGGGAGAAGTTGTTGCAGTTGGTAAGACCCGTCCTTCAAAAAAGGACGGGTCTTTCCTGAGCCGTATTATCTTTCCTGCCTTTAAGGTTAAAAGTGGTTATGTGCCAGATGAAGATTTAGCAGTTTTTTATAAAAACGCGCTAGCGTTTGTGTTTCCTTCTCTTTCTGAAGGGTTTGGCTTGCCACCATTGGAAGCAATGCAGTTCGGGGTTCCGGTAGTTGCATCCAAGGCGACTTGTATTCCCGAAGTATGTGGTGCTGCAGCTCTTTATTTTGATCCCGAAGACGTTGAAGATATAGCGGCAAAGATTAAATCTCTGGTTAAGAATGAGAGTTTAAGGGAGGACCTGGTGACAAGGGGTTTTAAAAATTTAGAACGCTTTTCTTGGCAAGAAATGGCCTTAAGAACTTTAAAGGGGTATCGAATGTTAAACTAA
- a CDS encoding glycine--tRNA ligase — MSKPDLMEKIVSLCKRRGFVYPGSGIYGGLANSYCYGPLGVELLRNIKNHWWKTFVHQRPEVYGISSSIIMHPKVWEASGHITSFNDALVECLECHNRFRADYLIEEKSDLKVEGKPLSELEKLMEEVDVTCPVCGDNKFTSPRKFNLLFETELGSVQDESSTVYLRGETAQGMFVAYKNVLDSMHPNLPFGIAQVGKAFRNEITLGNFIFRTFEFEQMEIEYFIRENEWKDWFEQWQELMWNWIVNLGVSEEKLRWRKHTEDELSHYSKRTEDVEYDFPFGGFKELYGLAYRTDYDLKQHQEYSGADLCYQDRVSGKKFFPHIVEPTFGVGRTLLVLLLESYQEDGDRKILSLDPEIAPYKVAVFPLVSNKEEIVNKARDVFAMLNSQFHVAWDDRGNIGKRYYSQDEIGTPWCVTIDYDTLEDNSVTIRDRDTTQQVRIKINNLVNWFSNQLFLKK; from the coding sequence ATGTCAAAACCTGATTTAATGGAAAAAATTGTTTCTCTTTGTAAGCGACGAGGATTTGTGTATCCAGGTTCGGGAATATACGGTGGTTTGGCTAATAGCTACTGTTATGGACCTTTGGGTGTTGAACTTTTACGAAATATAAAAAATCACTGGTGGAAAACTTTTGTGCACCAACGCCCTGAGGTATATGGTATTAGTTCTAGTATTATAATGCATCCCAAAGTATGGGAAGCTTCTGGTCATATTACAAGCTTTAACGACGCTTTGGTAGAGTGTTTAGAATGTCATAACCGGTTTCGAGCTGATTACTTAATTGAAGAAAAGTCGGATTTGAAGGTTGAAGGAAAGCCACTTTCAGAGCTGGAAAAATTGATGGAAGAGGTTGATGTTACATGTCCGGTTTGCGGAGACAATAAATTTACATCTCCGCGGAAATTTAATTTATTGTTTGAGACAGAGTTGGGAAGTGTTCAAGACGAGTCGTCCACTGTTTATTTGCGAGGGGAAACAGCGCAAGGAATGTTTGTGGCGTACAAGAATGTATTGGATTCAATGCATCCTAATCTTCCTTTTGGAATTGCTCAGGTTGGAAAAGCTTTTCGGAACGAAATTACCTTGGGCAATTTTATTTTTAGAACCTTTGAATTTGAGCAAATGGAGATTGAGTATTTTATTCGGGAAAATGAGTGGAAAGATTGGTTTGAGCAATGGCAGGAATTAATGTGGAACTGGATTGTTAATTTGGGTGTATCTGAAGAAAAACTTCGTTGGAGAAAGCATACTGAAGATGAACTATCGCATTATTCAAAACGAACTGAAGATGTTGAATATGACTTCCCGTTTGGGGGATTTAAAGAGCTGTATGGTTTAGCGTACCGAACTGACTACGATCTTAAGCAGCATCAGGAGTACTCGGGTGCTGATTTGTGTTATCAAGACCGGGTATCTGGCAAGAAATTTTTTCCTCATATAGTGGAGCCAACTTTTGGTGTGGGTCGGACACTTTTGGTTCTTCTTTTGGAATCGTACCAAGAAGATGGTGATAGGAAAATTCTTTCTCTAGATCCAGAAATTGCGCCCTACAAGGTTGCTGTTTTTCCATTAGTTTCAAACAAAGAAGAGATTGTGAACAAAGCTCGTGATGTGTTTGCAATGCTAAATTCCCAATTCCATGTAGCTTGGGATGATCGGGGAAATATTGGGAAACGATATTATTCCCAAGACGAAATTGGAACACCTTGGTGTGTAACTATTGACTACGATACTTTGGAAGATAATAGTGTAACTATTCGTGATCGAGACACTACCCAACAAGTTCGGATTAAGATTAACAATCTTGTAAATTGGTTTTCTAACCAGTTATTCCTTAAAAAGTAG
- a CDS encoding glycosyltransferase, producing the protein MNVALVHDDLIQEGGAERVFQALVELFPRAGVFTSMAVGDWMRRMVEEKSSHSPAPGAAAKEAPGASPAVVCESAGLQTSFMQRFPFKEKLYRAYFPFYPLAFESFDLSGYDLIVSSSSRFAHSVITRPEASHICYMHSPGREFWEPEVYFQEQPRLQKVLTPFLSWLRCWDFAASHRVDYFIANSKSTKNRIAKYYGREAKVIHPFVELDRFSLGWHGSGEVKKQWQHFCTKREIKECSPGFFLIVSRLISWKRIDIAVKACNKLKQPLIIVGEGPDKKRLEKMAGPTVHVLGRLSDEDVVNCFQACKALIFPQREDFGITPLEVMACGKPVLAYKSGGVLETVLPGKTGEFFYPQTVRVLADAISHFDARRFKPQVCRKQASIFSRKRFEDRFSDFVVRVTRSQK; encoded by the coding sequence ATGAATGTTGCATTAGTTCACGACGATTTAATTCAAGAGGGTGGAGCTGAGCGTGTTTTTCAGGCGTTAGTTGAGCTATTTCCGAGAGCGGGTGTTTTTACTAGTATGGCAGTGGGGGACTGGATGCGAAGAATGGTCGAGGAAAAATCGTCGCATTCCCCAGCCCCTGGGGCTGCGGCCAAAGAAGCCCCGGGGGCTTCTCCTGCGGTGGTGTGTGAATCGGCTGGCCTTCAGACGTCTTTTATGCAGAGGTTTCCTTTTAAGGAAAAACTCTACCGTGCTTATTTTCCGTTCTACCCCTTGGCGTTTGAGTCTTTTGATTTGTCTGGGTACGATTTAATTGTTTCGTCTTCTTCGCGGTTTGCCCATTCTGTAATTACGCGTCCAGAAGCTTCCCATATTTGTTATATGCACAGCCCGGGTAGAGAATTTTGGGAACCAGAAGTGTATTTTCAAGAACAGCCGCGGCTGCAAAAAGTATTGACTCCCTTTTTATCGTGGCTTAGGTGTTGGGATTTTGCTGCTTCTCACAGGGTAGACTATTTTATTGCTAACTCTAAGAGTACTAAAAACCGTATTGCAAAGTATTATGGACGTGAGGCAAAAGTAATCCATCCTTTTGTTGAGCTGGACCGCTTTAGCCTTGGTTGGCATGGTAGTGGGGAGGTAAAAAAACAGTGGCAGCATTTTTGTACAAAAAGAGAAATTAAGGAATGTTCTCCCGGCTTTTTCCTTATTGTTTCTCGCCTAATTTCTTGGAAAAGAATTGACATTGCAGTAAAAGCTTGTAACAAACTGAAACAGCCACTCATTATTGTGGGAGAGGGGCCCGATAAGAAAAGGCTTGAGAAAATGGCAGGTCCCACAGTTCACGTTTTGGGTCGACTTTCAGATGAGGATGTGGTAAATTGTTTCCAAGCTTGTAAAGCTCTTATTTTTCCTCAGCGCGAGGATTTTGGAATTACGCCGCTGGAGGTAATGGCTTGCGGTAAGCCTGTCTTAGCTTATAAGTCTGGTGGTGTTTTGGAAACTGTTCTTCCGGGTAAAACGGGAGAATTTTTTTACCCCCAGACTGTGCGGGTTTTAGCTGATGCAATTTCCCATTTTGATGCTCGTAGGTTTAAGCCACAGGTCTGTCGTAAGCAAGCATCTATATTCAGTCGAAAACGGTTTGAAGATAGGTTTTCGGACTTTGTTGTCCGGGTGACACGTTCCCAAAAATAG
- a CDS encoding sugar transferase, translating into MLYTVIKRLLDIFIAVLAIIIGFPLFLLVSLAIWLEDQGSIIYSQVRVGKDRAPFRIYKFRSMVENADEILFSNSQLYEKMRSGSHKVENDPRITKVGKFIRKYSIDEFPQFFNVLKGEMSFVGPRAYRPDELEMCENERLDRREQLENILKVKPGITGLWQVSGRSNLSFEERLNLEERYALSHSLLLDFFIILKTPIAVIKAEGAV; encoded by the coding sequence ATGTTGTATACAGTTATAAAGAGACTTTTGGATATATTTATTGCTGTCTTGGCAATTATTATTGGATTTCCACTTTTTCTTTTAGTTTCCTTGGCAATTTGGTTAGAAGATCAAGGTTCTATTATCTATTCTCAGGTACGGGTTGGTAAGGACAGAGCGCCTTTTCGTATTTATAAGTTTCGTTCTATGGTTGAGAACGCGGATGAAATTCTCTTTTCCAATTCTCAGCTTTATGAGAAAATGCGAAGCGGCTCACACAAGGTGGAGAATGACCCGCGTATTACTAAAGTGGGAAAATTTATAAGAAAGTATAGTATTGATGAGTTTCCACAGTTTTTTAATGTGCTAAAGGGTGAAATGAGTTTTGTTGGTCCGCGTGCTTATCGTCCCGATGAGTTGGAAATGTGCGAAAATGAACGTTTGGACCGGAGGGAACAATTGGAAAATATTCTTAAGGTAAAGCCGGGAATAACTGGGCTATGGCAAGTGAGTGGGAGATCAAATTTAAGTTTTGAGGAAAGGTTGAATTTAGAAGAACGTTATGCATTGAGTCATTCACTGCTTTTGGATTTTTTTATTATACTAAAGACACCTATCGCTGTTATTAAAGCTGAAGGAGCTGTTTAA